The region AAAAACTACACTTGTTCCATGAATTCTTCTCGCCGTTGGCGAGCCGGAGGTCTGTGCAATGAAATACAGGGGCGTCATCTTCTTCATCACAGGACTTGCAGCTTCACTCGCGCTTGGATGGTTTGCTTTTCCGCTTGCCCTGTACAGGCCGGAGCATCAACCGATGCAGTTCAGTCACAACACTCATGCTGGCGAACAGATGGGTATGGCCTGCGAAGATTGCCATGCGTTTTCCGAGAACGGACGATTTATTGGTATTCCACAAACTGCGAAATGCGGCGAGTGCCATGCCGCTCAATTGGGCGAGAGTGAAGACGAGAGAATTCTCGTCGAAGAGTACGTCATGCCTGAGCGTGAAATCCCATGGAAGATCTACTCACGACAACCCGACAATGCCTTCTTCCCGCACGCGGTACATGTAAAATCGGGCGAATTGACATGCGAAG is a window of Bacteroidota bacterium DNA encoding:
- a CDS encoding cytochrome c3 family protein, which codes for MKYRGVIFFITGLAASLALGWFAFPLALYRPEHQPMQFSHNTHAGEQMGMACEDCHAFSENGRFIGIPQTAKCGECHAAQLGESEDERILVEEYVMPEREIPWKIYSRQPDNAFFPHAVHVKSGELTCEACHGPHGESEHLRPFHVNRISGYSRDIWGKNISGFASQPWEGMKMDRCVRCHQQNGRVTGCIECHK